The Mytilus galloprovincialis unplaced genomic scaffold, xbMytGall1.hap1.1 HAP1_SCAFFOLD_75, whole genome shotgun sequence genome includes a window with the following:
- the LOC143060134 gene encoding uncharacterized protein LOC143060134, translated as MHIDRYTQNRTQADNEKPLTADGGEHSEDNVTVKCTTLCGDIRVGRSCGKTVLVDVYLPNAPDKSMRVYAAIDDQSNRTLITPELFDDLGIQGQHAQFNMSSCNGNSTMKCRVANIICVRSIDGKSTFELQDVIECDSIPSELPEIATPEFAFAYSHLHRISSYLPPLDPSIRVVLLAGRDIPEIHHVQEQITGDKGEPFAQRLALGWAVIGEVCMGKIHAPNKISVRKTHVLNDGRCTTFPLCENNIEIIDLKDDIFIRTTNDNKVGLSVEDRQFLSLMDTDFRKDDTGHWSAPLPFKQPKPPIPNNRSQAWKRAQILDTSLRKNQTKREHFMTFMEKVLNSGAAEIAPKVISGECWYLPLFGVYHHKKTDKIRGAFDSSAMYGDVSLNNLLISGPDLTNNLVGILMRFRKNAIAITGDIEQMFYQFRVSNHHRDYLRFFWHQDNDFSKPLIEYRMTSHVFGNTPSPAVASYGLRQAVATSDEDVRAFVCKDFYVDDGLTSFTNKEQAIDLVKKTQNDLKTNGQYFNIIAFPNIIWYFHSCCSFLPAYTIVYIHSCQN; from the coding sequence ATGCATATAGACCGATATACTCAAAATCGAACACAAGCCGATAATGAAAAGCCTCTCACAGCTGATGGCGGGGAGCATAGTGAGGACAATGTAACTGTCAAATGTACCACTCTTTGTGGTGACATCCGGGTTGGTCGGTCCTGTGGAAAGACCGTTCTAGTAGATGTATACTTACCAAACGCCCCGGATAAGTCGATGAGAGTCTATGCTGCCATAGACGATCAAAGTAACCGCACTTTGATTACTCCAGAACTCTTTGATGACCTTGGAATTCAAGGACAACATGCACAATTTAACATGTCTTCGTGTAATGGTAATTCGACCATGAAGTGCCGAGTTGCTAACATTATATGTGTTCGATCGATTGATGGCAAATCTACATTCGAATTACAAGACGTAATTGAATGCGATTCTATTCCTAGTGAATTACCGGAGATTGCGACTCCAGAATTTGCATTTGCATATTCACATCTTCATCGTATTTCGTCATACTTACCTCCTCTTGATCCGAGCATCAGAGTTGTACTTTTGGCTGGTCGAGATATACCTGAGATTCATCATGTGCAAGAACAAATTACTGGAGATAAAGGTGAACCTTTCGCTCAAAGATTAGCACTAGGATGGGCGGTAATAGGAGAAGTGTGCATGGGCAAAATACATGCTCCAAACAAAATCAGTGTGCGTAAAACTCATGTTCTCAACGATGGACGATGCACCACGTTCCCTCTTTGCGAGAACAACATAGAGATAATTGATCTCAAAGATGACATTTTCATCAGGACGACAAATGACAACAAAGTAGGACTTTCTGTTGAAGATAGACAATTTCTTAGCTTGATGGACACGGATTTTAGAAAGGATGACACTGGTCATTGGTCAGCGCCATTACCGTTTAAACAACCAAAACCACCTATTCCAAACAACCGCTCACAAGCCTGGAAACGAGCACAGATACTTGACACTAGTTTGCGTAAGAATCAAACAAAACGTGAACATTTCATGACATTTATGGAGAAAGTGTTGAACAGCGGTGCAGCGGAAATTGCACCTAAAGTTATTTCAGGAGAATGTTGGTACCTTCCGCTTTTCGGGGTTTATCAtcataaaaaaacagacaaaataaggGGAGCATTTGACTCGTCTGCAATGTACGGAGACGTATCGTTAAATAATCTATTAATTTCAGGACCAGATCTTACAAATAACCTCGTTGGAATTCTTATGCGTTTTCGTAAAAATGCTATTGCTATAACTGGAGACATTGAGCAAATGTTCTACCAGTTCAGAGTGTCAAATCATCACAGAGACTACCTTAGATTCTTTTGGCACCAAGATAATGACTTTTCGAAACCTCTCATCGAATATCGTATGACATCTCACGTGTTTGGTAACACGCCTTCACCTGCCGTGGCTTCTTACGGCCTTCGACAAGCTGTTGCAACTTCCGATGAAGACGTGCGTGCATTTGTATGTAAAGATTTTTATGTGGACGATGGTCTCACTTCATTCACCAACAAAGAACAAGCAATCGATCTTGTAAAGAAAACTCAAAACGATCTGAAAACAAATGGACAGTATTTCAATATAATAGCCTTTCCAAATATTATATGGTATTTTCATTCTTGTTGCAGCTTTTTACCTGCATACACAATTGTCTATATACATTCATGCCAGAATTAG